Proteins encoded together in one Plasmodium brasilianum strain Bolivian I chromosome 6, whole genome shotgun sequence window:
- a CDS encoding ERCC4 domain-containing protein — MEKIKIIFSEDLKGSKIYEALKLFLKNEEENDKNDTKYSEMLNFENFEIDEHPTFFDNTCFIYTNYPYKSHFALINEKRKEIINNICNNSSNRSITNNCNRSSNCNSSSNCNSSSNCNSSSNCNSSSNCNIGNKCNNKYNNNGLGPYENNDITCSEEDLTKFDEKYSFLALILLIIDENYLEYQYNNEKENIFFKIEKLQKEYINVRILCIFIGIREILNRTDYNEQNKKMQKKNKNEDIIINNKDFDSLIAALLIRYHVDAVEMENTINLHKYIFKCCKYLYQSKIRKLNSFFKVKPTGMKNNLKNTNHNENKNYSTWTSQLMQISGISEDISIKIAEVFSTPFDLIMHFKKINDEECLKDLVVSSSYGDRKLGKALSRKIYRVFSPYAMPDNFVS; from the coding sequence atggaaaagataaaaataatttttagtgAGGACTTAAAAGGAAGCAAAATTTACGAGGctttaaaattgtttttaaaaaatgaggaaGAGAATGATAAGAACGATACAAAATACAGCGAAATgctaaattttgaaaattttgaaatagaTGAACATCCAACCTTTTTTGACAACAcgtgttttatttatacaaattatCCGTATAAATCCCACTTCGCGTTGATTAAcgaaaagagaaaagaaattattaataatatttgcaACAATAGCAGTAATCGTAGTATTACTAACAATTGTAATAGAAGCAGCAATTGTAATAGTAGCAGCAATTGTAATAGTAGCAGCAATTGTAATAGTAGCAGCAATTGTAATAGTAGCAGCAATTGCAACATCGGTAATAAATGCAataataagtataataataatggccTAGGCCCTTATGAAAACAACGATATCACTTGTTCAGAAGAAGACCTCACTAAATTTGATGAGAAATATTCCTTTCTCgctttaatattattaattattgatgaaaattatttagagTATCAATAcaataatgaaaaggaaaacatattttttaaaatagaaaagttACAAAAAGAGTACATAAATGTAAGAATtctatgtatatttattggTATTcgagaaattttaaatagaaCAGATTATAatgagcaaaataaaaaaatgcaaaagaaaaataagaatgaagatataataattaataataaagattTCGATAGCCTCATTGCGGCATTACTAATACGTTATCATGTGGATGCAGTAGAAATGGAAAACACCattaatttacataaatatatatttaaatgttgtaaatatttgtatcAATCGAAAATAAGAAAACTGAATTCCTTTTTCAAAGTTAAACCAACAGGTATGAagaataatttgaaaaatactaaccataatgaaaataaaaattattctacaTGGACATCTCAGTTAATGCAAATAAGCGGTATATCTGAAGACATTTCCATAAAAATAGCTGAAGTGTTCAGTACACCCTTTGATTTGATTatgcattttaaaaaaataaatgatgaaGAGTGCTTAAAAGATTTAGTTGTAAGCTCCTCCTACGGGGATAGAAAGTTAGGTAAAGCTCTCtcaagaaaaatttatag